A DNA window from Castanea sativa cultivar Marrone di Chiusa Pesio chromosome 7, ASM4071231v1 contains the following coding sequences:
- the LOC142605338 gene encoding putative arabinosyltransferase ARAD1 isoform X3 — MRVKVYLYDDLPTKFTYGVVEHFWTAHGFADVAKSTLQKLKYPSHQHSLEWHLLLDLTRPENERTGSPVDRVMDPNEADLFYVPFFSSLSWVVSRTHFANGSGQVKKYSDSETQEELVTWLEAQEYWKRNKGRDHVLVCQNPNALNRVMDRIKNAVLLVSDLGRVRPDHSSLVKDVVVPDSHRISAYNGDVGVEDRKTLLFFMGNRFHKGVGEVSEFLFQVLENEEDVIMKHGAPSQINQSFASQGMHSSKFCLDPAGSMSASCRLFDAIVSMCVPVIVSDIIELPFENVIDYRKIAIFLDPTSAVKQGFLVTMLKNVTTERILEYQRELKLFL, encoded by the exons ATGAGAGTCAAAGTTTACTTGTACGATGATCTTCCGACAAAGTTCACCTACGGCGTCGTCGAACATTTCTGGACAGCACATGGTTTTGCTGACGTGGCAAAGTCAACGCTCCAAAAACTCAAGTACCCGAGTCACCAACACTCCTTGGAGTGGCACTTGTTGCTGGACTTAACCCGACCCGAAAATGAAAGAACCGGGTCTCCAGTCGATCGGGTCATGGATCCTAACGAAGCTGACTTGTTTTACGTGCCGTTTTTCTCTTCATTGAGTTGGGTTGTGAGCAGGACCCATTTTGCGAACGGGTCGGGTCAGGTCAAGAAGTACTCGGATTCGGAGACCCAGGAGGAGCTGGTGACGTGGCTGGAGGCGCAAGAGTATTGGAAGAGGAACAAGGGGAGGGACCACGTGCTGGTTTGTCAGAATCCGAATGCGTTGAACCGGGTCATGGATCGGATCAAGAATGCCGTGTTGTTGGTCTCGGATCTCGGGCGGGTAAGACCCGACCATTCCTCGTTGGTTAAGGATGTGGTAGTGCCTGACTCGCATAGGATTAGTGCCTATAATGGAGATGTTGGCGTTGAGGATCGGAAAACGTTGTTGTTCTTCATGGGCAATCGGTTTCACAAAGgg GTAGGAGAAGTCAGTGAGTTTCTTTTTCAAGTACttgaaaatgaagaagatgtcATAATGAAACATGGAGCACCATCACAAATTAATCAGAGTTTTGCTTCACAGGGGATGCACTCATCAAAGTTTTGCTTAGATCCTGCTGGTTCCATGTCAGCATCATGCCGACTCTTTGATGCTATAGTTAGCATGTGTGTCCCAGTAATAGTTAGTGACATAATAGAATTGCCTTTTGAAAATGTCATTGACTATAGAAAAATTGCAATATTTCTAGATCCCACCTCTGCTGTAAAGCAGGGATTTTTAGTTACAATGCTGAAAAATGTCACCACAGAAAGGATTCTGGAATACCAGAGAGAGCTGAAACTG TTCTTGTAA